One window from the genome of Alkalihalobacillus sp. LMS6 encodes:
- a CDS encoding AbrB family transcriptional regulator, whose protein sequence is MSRKLLFFATSFIIGWLFQLAGLPAGWLLGALMTGMFWSFFIKKLIFRSELFTLSLALVGIVIGFMVVPEEVWAYRTLLPAFLLSLFLTLVGGITLGKLFGKWTKLEGNTAFFCCLPGGASEVIALSDRYEADQRIVAAFHTARITLFVFAVPLIVGLGSDASNAAIVEAEQSFLADTGLVILAVFLAFLVFFVSRFLSFPGAPMFVAIILGFAIHQFVVPNYSMPNLVMGMAQVLIGSLIGMRFDRKTLKELKRIGGASAVTLGLYVLMSVGLALIFFLLSPLPFYTTLLAIVPAGAAEMASTAATLQLDATVVATLQMLRVLGLFLALPFLVRWFAKKPTART, encoded by the coding sequence ATGAGTCGTAAGCTACTTTTTTTCGCCACTTCATTTATTATAGGGTGGTTGTTTCAGTTAGCGGGCTTGCCAGCTGGGTGGCTGCTCGGTGCATTGATGACAGGTATGTTTTGGTCGTTTTTTATTAAGAAACTTATTTTTCGTAGTGAACTGTTTACATTATCCCTGGCGCTTGTTGGTATTGTCATTGGCTTTATGGTCGTACCAGAGGAAGTATGGGCTTATCGAACGCTGTTGCCAGCATTTCTGCTGTCGCTTTTCTTGACGCTAGTCGGCGGAATTACGTTAGGGAAGTTGTTCGGAAAGTGGACGAAACTTGAGGGGAACACGGCTTTTTTCTGTTGCTTACCAGGCGGCGCATCAGAAGTCATTGCGTTAAGTGATCGGTACGAAGCCGATCAGCGTATTGTGGCAGCGTTTCATACAGCTCGGATTACATTATTTGTGTTTGCTGTACCGTTAATTGTCGGACTTGGCTCAGATGCATCAAATGCAGCAATAGTAGAAGCCGAACAATCCTTTTTAGCAGATACAGGGCTGGTTATACTCGCGGTTTTCCTTGCATTTCTTGTGTTTTTTGTCAGTCGTTTTCTCTCCTTCCCAGGTGCACCAATGTTCGTGGCGATTATTCTTGGGTTTGCGATTCACCAATTTGTTGTTCCGAATTATTCCATGCCAAATCTTGTCATGGGGATGGCCCAAGTGTTAATTGGTTCATTAATCGGTATGCGATTTGACCGAAAAACGTTAAAAGAATTAAAGCGAATTGGCGGTGCGAGTGCAGTTACGTTAGGTTTATATGTGTTAATGAGTGTCGGACTGGCACTAATTTTTTTCTTATTAAGCCCTCTGCCTTTCTATACGACGTTACTGGCGATTGTGCCAGCTGGAGCTGCGGAAATGGCATCAACAGCCGCAACGTTACAGCTTGATGCAACGGTTGTTGCCACATTACAAATGCTGCGCGTATTAGGTTTATTTTTAGCCCTGCCTTTTCTGGTTCGCTGGTTTGCGAAAAAGCCAACCGCAAGGACGTGA
- a CDS encoding spore coat protein: MMNQQSQSQVNSTQVTPKINHGGHDLFDSHEIIAGMINVLDQYMIFRTFMKDQELISLLDRQYTFIESQYNVLAEAFSTGQPPSQSTGVYKMTLSHNVQFGLTPSQPKKPNRNISEVKEAGLSAHMLGLIKGQASLMGMAASEITNPIVRRVVADTVPNFIELAYEIFLYQNKHQYYQVPQLKDSDAQAMTSAYQSVNGQPATMPQPKAPLQ; encoded by the coding sequence ATGATGAATCAACAAAGTCAAAGTCAAGTAAACTCCACACAAGTTACACCAAAAATCAATCACGGTGGACATGATCTGTTTGATAGTCATGAAATCATTGCCGGCATGATTAATGTTCTTGACCAATATATGATTTTCAGAACATTTATGAAGGATCAAGAGTTAATTTCATTACTGGACCGCCAATATACGTTTATTGAAAGCCAATATAACGTTCTTGCAGAAGCATTTTCGACAGGCCAACCACCAAGTCAGTCAACAGGCGTTTATAAAATGACGTTGTCTCATAATGTACAGTTTGGGCTTACGCCAAGTCAGCCTAAAAAACCGAATCGAAACATTTCTGAAGTCAAAGAAGCCGGTTTATCTGCCCATATGCTTGGCTTAATTAAAGGACAAGCATCATTAATGGGAATGGCTGCCTCAGAAATAACGAATCCCATCGTCCGTCGAGTCGTGGCAGACACTGTACCGAACTTTATTGAGCTAGCTTATGAGATTTTCCTTTATCAAAACAAGCATCAGTATTATCAAGTGCCACAGTTAAAAGACAGTGACGCTCAAGCGATGACAAGTGCGTACCAGTCGGTTAACGGGCAACCTGCAACGATGCCGCAGCCAAAAGCACCTCTTCAGTAA
- a CDS encoding DUF294 nucleotidyltransferase-like domain-containing protein codes for MAKQSEAVQTRLDSLEERRVKTVQDVITRSKKELGEIPAPFAFFFMGSAGREEQLYDTDQDHGIVYDGNQEDQSYFLQLGENIVEALEQAGYERCPGGVMASNQRWCQSITDWEAQLLFWIKENKFEHVRYLLTFFDARCVWGQETLLFNLKQLIFDKIDEGLMTMDRFAENTGRIPKGLNGFGQLLEETYGEHQGTINMKEQVLFPYVNGMRLMALKEGIQAASTLERMEQSHFMNTFKREMESFVAIQNYRVMWGERHGTFTYVFPQSLSKKERTFLKNCIKEGRSFYKRIQEDVGRELQ; via the coding sequence ATGGCGAAACAATCAGAAGCAGTGCAAACGCGTCTTGATAGTCTTGAGGAGCGACGTGTGAAAACCGTTCAAGATGTAATTACGCGGTCAAAAAAGGAGCTGGGAGAAATCCCTGCTCCCTTTGCATTTTTCTTTATGGGAAGCGCAGGAAGAGAGGAACAACTTTACGACACGGATCAAGATCACGGCATTGTCTATGACGGGAATCAAGAAGATCAATCGTACTTTTTACAGTTAGGTGAGAACATCGTCGAAGCTTTAGAACAAGCTGGCTATGAGCGTTGCCCAGGTGGGGTGATGGCATCAAATCAACGTTGGTGTCAGTCAATTACAGACTGGGAAGCGCAGCTCCTCTTTTGGATAAAAGAAAATAAATTTGAGCATGTACGGTATTTGTTAACTTTTTTTGATGCGCGATGTGTATGGGGACAAGAAACGTTACTTTTTAATTTAAAACAACTGATTTTTGATAAGATAGACGAAGGACTGATGACCATGGATCGTTTTGCTGAGAATACAGGTCGAATTCCTAAAGGATTAAATGGGTTTGGTCAACTGTTGGAAGAAACGTATGGGGAACATCAAGGAACAATTAATATGAAGGAACAAGTCTTATTTCCTTATGTCAATGGAATGAGATTGATGGCATTAAAAGAAGGCATTCAAGCTGCATCGACGTTGGAACGAATGGAGCAAAGCCATTTTATGAATACGTTTAAGCGTGAAATGGAGTCTTTTGTTGCAATTCAAAATTATCGAGTGATGTGGGGAGAACGACACGGAACATTTACGTACGTGTTTCCACAAAGCCTTTCAAAAAAAGAGCGTACATTCCTTAAGAACTGTATAAAGGAAGGACGGTCGTTTTATAAAAGAATTCAAGAAGATGTTGGGCGTGAGCTGCAATGA
- the gerQ gene encoding spore coat protein GerQ: MYQNQWQNQSGNQGYGQHEPMQGQPMQGQPMMQQSPQGQGYFSSQNYQTPGFAQQQTPTSVQGSDTSMLPIEQSFIENILRLNRGKLVTVHQTFEGNSEWNARVFRGRIEEAGRDHIIIGNPETGEYYLLLMVNLDFITFDEPIDYTYQYGYEPSLSQYSPR, translated from the coding sequence ATGTACCAGAATCAGTGGCAAAACCAGTCAGGAAATCAAGGATATGGACAGCATGAGCCGATGCAAGGTCAACCCATGCAAGGCCAACCAATGATGCAGCAATCTCCACAGGGTCAGGGCTATTTTTCTTCTCAAAACTATCAGACGCCAGGCTTTGCTCAACAGCAAACGCCTACGTCTGTTCAAGGTAGTGACACGAGTATGCTGCCAATCGAACAATCGTTTATTGAAAATATTTTGCGCTTAAATCGCGGAAAACTTGTGACTGTCCATCAAACCTTTGAAGGAAACAGCGAATGGAATGCTCGTGTATTTAGAGGTCGTATTGAAGAAGCCGGTCGAGACCATATTATTATTGGTAATCCTGAAACAGGAGAGTATTATCTATTGTTAATGGTGAACTTAGACTTTATCACATTTGATGAACCAATTGATTATACATACCAATACGGGTATGAACCGAGCTTATCACAGTATTCACCACGTTAA
- a CDS encoding DUF423 domain-containing protein: MGRIFILIGAIVMALSVAIGAFGAHGLEGRLSERMLKNYQTGVQYHMIHGVGLLFVGILSLKMTANQMVNGAGWAFLIGIVLFSGSLYVMALTGITKLGAITPIGGLAFIVGWVLLGIAAMRYV; encoded by the coding sequence TTGGGTAGAATCTTTATTTTAATAGGAGCGATTGTGATGGCGCTCTCAGTAGCAATAGGCGCATTTGGAGCACATGGCTTAGAAGGACGTCTTAGTGAACGAATGCTAAAAAATTATCAAACCGGCGTTCAATATCATATGATTCATGGCGTAGGTTTACTATTTGTCGGAATTCTTTCTTTAAAAATGACAGCCAATCAGATGGTGAATGGAGCAGGTTGGGCTTTTCTTATCGGGATTGTTCTTTTCTCTGGAAGTTTGTACGTGATGGCACTTACAGGCATCACGAAGCTTGGTGCAATTACGCCAATTGGTGGACTTGCGTTCATCGTAGGTTGGGTCTTGCTTGGAATTGCTGCGATGCGTTATGTATAA
- a CDS encoding ammonium transporter, producing MSGDEALVLVDNLWLTVAAVLVLLMQGGFILLEAGSTRMKNAGHIAGKTIFTVGVASLVFWAVGYGFIYGDGNAIIGLSNFFYGSAADGIGSVDFFFQLTFAAIALTIAFGGFAERGKLAAYAIFAVLFSAFVYPLVAHWIWSDQGWLADLGKQDFAGSTVVHLTGAMAALAATIILKPRLGKYGKNGQINNLSGHNQVYTALGVLILWVGWFGFNAGSTGGLDGAFFGFVALNTQLAAGAGTIAALFLIWALSGKADVPTTLNGALAGLVAITASCAFVDPWAAVVIGAIGGLIVVLSMKMFDKLKIDDPIFALSVHGVAGVWGTLSTGFFATPELAALNGGQAGLFYGGGFDQLGVQALSVVVCGLFAFVASYLLLLLTKGLVGGTLRVSEEEEILGLDMSEHGSYGYPENVQDEQASRTGS from the coding sequence ATGAGTGGAGATGAAGCATTGGTACTGGTAGACAATTTATGGCTTACCGTTGCCGCTGTATTAGTGTTATTAATGCAAGGTGGATTTATTCTTCTTGAAGCAGGTTCAACCCGAATGAAAAATGCAGGGCATATTGCTGGGAAAACCATTTTTACAGTAGGTGTGGCGTCATTGGTTTTTTGGGCTGTAGGGTATGGATTTATTTATGGCGATGGAAATGCAATTATAGGTCTTTCTAATTTTTTCTATGGTAGTGCAGCAGATGGCATTGGCTCTGTTGATTTCTTTTTCCAACTAACATTCGCAGCGATTGCGTTAACCATCGCATTTGGTGGATTTGCAGAGCGAGGAAAACTCGCGGCATATGCAATCTTTGCTGTTTTATTTTCTGCATTTGTTTATCCTTTGGTTGCCCACTGGATCTGGTCCGATCAAGGTTGGCTTGCCGATCTTGGCAAGCAAGACTTTGCAGGTTCAACGGTCGTTCACTTAACTGGGGCAATGGCAGCTCTTGCGGCGACGATTATTTTAAAACCTCGACTTGGGAAGTACGGGAAAAATGGACAAATCAACAATTTATCCGGACATAACCAAGTCTATACGGCGCTTGGGGTGTTAATTCTTTGGGTCGGCTGGTTTGGCTTTAATGCCGGTTCAACAGGTGGGTTAGATGGCGCGTTTTTTGGATTTGTTGCCTTAAATACGCAGCTTGCTGCTGGTGCAGGAACGATTGCCGCTCTGTTCCTTATCTGGGCATTGAGTGGAAAAGCTGATGTGCCGACAACACTTAATGGAGCGCTAGCAGGACTTGTAGCCATTACAGCATCTTGTGCATTTGTTGATCCATGGGCAGCTGTTGTCATTGGTGCAATTGGTGGGCTAATTGTCGTTCTTAGCATGAAGATGTTCGACAAGCTTAAAATCGACGATCCAATTTTTGCGCTAAGTGTCCATGGTGTGGCTGGTGTATGGGGCACGCTCTCAACTGGATTTTTTGCAACGCCAGAACTGGCTGCTTTAAATGGCGGTCAAGCGGGGTTATTTTACGGAGGCGGATTTGATCAACTTGGTGTGCAGGCACTCAGTGTTGTGGTGTGCGGTTTGTTCGCCTTCGTTGCATCTTACCTCCTCCTACTACTTACAAAAGGGCTTGTTGGAGGCACGTTACGTGTATCTGAAGAAGAAGAGATTCTCGGTCTTGATATGAGTGAGCATGGTTCTTATGGATACCCGGAAAACGTACAAGATGAGCAAGCTTCACGTACAGGTTCGTAA
- a CDS encoding cell wall hydrolase: protein MAVIKVNSGDIDVLARLMRAEAEGEGELGMLLAGNVMVNRTRVRCMDFGNVNTIPDMAFQSPGGFEAVQKSYFYQKARERDRRLARRVVRGERFNPGEFALWFFRPDGPCPDQWWGQWNTGRYKAHCFYQPTAAECEEVFNTF, encoded by the coding sequence ATGGCGGTTATTAAAGTGAATTCTGGTGATATCGATGTATTAGCGCGCTTAATGCGAGCTGAAGCAGAGGGAGAGGGAGAACTCGGGATGCTGTTGGCTGGCAACGTAATGGTCAATCGAACGAGGGTACGTTGTATGGATTTTGGCAACGTAAATACGATACCTGATATGGCCTTTCAGTCACCAGGCGGATTTGAAGCTGTTCAAAAAAGCTATTTTTATCAAAAAGCAAGAGAGCGAGACAGAAGGCTTGCGCGTCGGGTTGTCAGAGGTGAGCGCTTTAACCCAGGAGAATTTGCACTTTGGTTCTTTCGACCAGATGGACCATGTCCTGATCAGTGGTGGGGGCAATGGAATACGGGACGGTACAAAGCGCACTGTTTTTATCAACCGACAGCTGCAGAATGTGAAGAAGTCTTTAATACGTTTTAA
- a CDS encoding DUF5327 family protein → MLIKVENLIDQMERQIEKMKRAAHQEDWNGTKEAASILESYCHVIKENHPEKASTSPSSLFQEEPAVQQKPSQVPLQTPQPQPIMNQVPTTSEEKKEKRNLLDF, encoded by the coding sequence ATGCTTATTAAAGTTGAAAACTTAATTGATCAAATGGAACGACAAATAGAGAAAATGAAGCGAGCGGCACATCAAGAGGACTGGAATGGTACGAAGGAAGCGGCGTCGATTCTCGAAAGCTATTGTCATGTCATTAAAGAGAACCATCCTGAAAAAGCAAGTACATCGCCATCGTCCTTGTTTCAAGAAGAACCAGCTGTTCAACAAAAGCCGTCTCAAGTGCCTTTACAGACACCGCAGCCACAACCCATTATGAATCAGGTGCCGACGACTTCTGAAGAAAAGAAAGAAAAGCGAAACTTACTTGATTTTTAG
- a CDS encoding uracil-DNA glycosylase, giving the protein MSILQNDWNDVVGEEFTKEYYIQLRAFLKKEYAQEVVYPPMDDLFNALHLTPYKDVKVVILGQDPYHGPDQAHGLSFSVKPQVKTPPSLKNMYKELESDLGCQPPNHGFLESWATQGVLLLNTVLSVRQKQPGSHQGRGWESFTTKVIEKLNEREEPIAFVLWGKHAQAKGTLIDESKHLIVQSPHPSPFSAHRGFLGSRPFSKINQWLVSKEMTPIDWQLPLTINKANQDES; this is encoded by the coding sequence ATGAGTATTTTACAAAATGATTGGAATGACGTTGTCGGTGAAGAATTTACGAAAGAATACTACATACAGTTAAGAGCGTTTTTAAAGAAGGAGTATGCTCAAGAAGTGGTATACCCGCCAATGGACGATTTGTTTAATGCGCTGCATCTCACTCCGTATAAAGACGTGAAAGTGGTTATTTTAGGTCAAGATCCTTATCATGGTCCAGATCAAGCTCATGGATTGAGCTTTTCAGTAAAACCACAAGTAAAGACACCACCTTCCCTTAAAAATATGTATAAGGAATTAGAGAGTGACCTGGGGTGCCAACCACCTAATCATGGGTTTTTAGAATCATGGGCTACACAAGGTGTGCTGCTGTTGAACACAGTATTAAGCGTGAGACAAAAGCAACCAGGCTCTCACCAAGGAAGGGGTTGGGAGTCTTTTACGACGAAAGTAATTGAAAAACTAAATGAACGAGAGGAACCAATTGCCTTTGTGTTATGGGGAAAACATGCTCAAGCAAAGGGGACATTGATTGACGAAAGCAAACATTTGATTGTCCAGTCCCCGCACCCTAGTCCATTTTCTGCGCATCGTGGGTTTTTAGGAAGTCGTCCTTTCTCAAAAATTAATCAATGGCTCGTGTCAAAAGAAATGACGCCAATCGATTGGCAGCTGCCGCTAACGATTAATAAGGCTAATCAAGATGAGTCGTAA
- a CDS encoding GNAT family N-acetyltransferase, with the protein MMQVRPYTLADFDGLLQVQKEAFPPPYPEAQLWSKEQIAAHIETFAEGALLVEYNKIIVGSATSLLTNEAGHSHTWEGISDNGSIRHTHDPNGKTLYGIDLCVRPNYRKLGIARALYEARKTTVRDLELERYAAGSRIPGYHRYADQLTVEAYVEEVQNRKLSDPVLTFMLNQGLSVVRIEKDYLDDEESHHFGVIVEWRP; encoded by the coding sequence ATGATGCAAGTTCGTCCCTATACTTTAGCCGATTTTGATGGCCTATTACAAGTCCAAAAAGAAGCATTTCCACCTCCTTATCCAGAAGCGCAACTATGGAGTAAAGAGCAAATTGCCGCCCACATAGAAACCTTTGCGGAAGGCGCGCTCCTTGTCGAATACAATAAAATTATTGTTGGATCAGCGACTTCCTTGCTAACAAATGAAGCAGGCCACTCGCATACGTGGGAAGGCATTAGTGACAATGGATCGATCCGCCATACCCATGACCCAAACGGCAAAACGCTATACGGTATTGACCTTTGTGTTCGTCCGAATTATCGAAAGCTAGGAATCGCTCGGGCGCTATACGAAGCTCGAAAAACAACCGTACGCGACCTTGAGTTAGAACGTTATGCGGCCGGCAGCCGTATTCCCGGCTATCACCGCTATGCAGATCAACTCACTGTGGAAGCTTACGTAGAAGAAGTTCAAAATAGAAAGCTTAGTGACCCTGTTTTGACTTTCATGTTAAACCAAGGGCTTTCCGTTGTAAGAATTGAAAAAGACTACTTAGATGACGAGGAATCTCATCATTTCGGTGTCATTGTTGAATGGCGCCCATAA
- a CDS encoding exonuclease domain-containing protein has protein sequence MNVIQFVRQLSSRFSTNVSATSSDQASQMARFRQYQKEAQRDVLDEPLQELPMVVFDLETSGFQPDYGDSILSIGAVKIKGSTILHEHFYKTIKPKKAPSEEILQLTGLTAYELEQSEALKEVLLAFYQFVGSATLIAHHAAHERRFMRHATWQELGRTFTHRLIDTSFLTQITAGHQSFEKLEDWCHAYNIAVGNRHHALADAHMAAQLWVKHSVLADHAGYTTLSHLYKALAAKK, from the coding sequence ATGAATGTGATCCAATTTGTGAGGCAACTATCAAGCCGCTTTTCGACAAATGTATCGGCGACTTCCTCTGATCAAGCGAGTCAGATGGCTCGGTTTCGGCAATATCAAAAAGAGGCGCAACGAGATGTGCTCGATGAACCACTACAGGAATTGCCAATGGTTGTGTTTGATTTAGAGACAAGTGGATTTCAGCCGGACTATGGAGATTCCATCCTGTCGATTGGTGCCGTTAAAATTAAAGGATCTACCATTTTACATGAACATTTTTATAAAACGATTAAGCCGAAGAAAGCACCGTCTGAAGAAATTCTGCAACTAACCGGATTAACCGCTTATGAATTAGAACAGTCAGAAGCATTAAAAGAGGTTCTACTCGCGTTTTATCAATTTGTCGGTTCCGCCACGTTGATTGCGCATCACGCTGCACATGAACGACGCTTTATGCGTCATGCAACCTGGCAGGAGCTTGGGCGAACCTTTACTCATCGCTTAATTGATACATCGTTTCTAACGCAAATAACAGCTGGGCATCAATCTTTTGAAAAGCTTGAAGACTGGTGCCATGCATACAATATCGCTGTCGGCAATCGGCATCATGCCTTAGCCGATGCCCATATGGCTGCCCAACTTTGGGTAAAACATAGTGTTTTAGCCGATCATGCAGGATATACGACCTTATCCCATTTGTATAAAGCCCTTGCAGCAAAAAAGTAG